The proteins below are encoded in one region of Bifidobacterium dentium JCM 1195 = DSM 20436:
- the tyrS gene encoding tyrosine--tRNA ligase, translating into MAHVIDFKEAGFDSVLDELEWRGLISQSTDRDRLAEALNGEPVSYYCGFDPTAASLHIGNLVQLINMRHLQAAGHHPIALVGGATGLIGDPRQSGERTLNPKDVVAGWAERLKKQIGGILETDGDNPVRFVSNYDWTASMTVIDFLRDVGKNFRLGTMLAKDTVARRLNSEEGISFTEFSYQVLQGNDFLHLFDEYHCVLEIGGSDQWGNLTSGLDLIHKVRGVDVNVFTSPIITDAQGKKFGKSEGNAVWLDATMLSPYKFYQFWFNRPDVEMESLLKAFTFLPKTEIERLVKESETNPGAREAQRTLAWEVTSLVHGEEATNQAIEAAGALFGRGGDLSSIDEATLEAAIEGLKVEDGHGEKIFAPAAVGDRVAEAGMKAGLFKSISEARKTIKSGGVYLNNVRVDDQEQTLGEEDFLHGRFALIRRGKKALGAVESA; encoded by the coding sequence ATGGCTCACGTCATCGATTTCAAGGAGGCCGGCTTCGATTCCGTCCTCGATGAACTGGAATGGCGCGGGTTGATTTCCCAGTCCACCGACCGGGATCGACTCGCCGAAGCGTTGAACGGGGAGCCGGTTTCCTATTATTGCGGTTTCGATCCGACCGCGGCCTCCCTGCACATTGGCAATCTGGTACAGCTCATCAACATGCGTCATCTGCAGGCTGCGGGTCATCATCCGATCGCGTTGGTCGGCGGCGCCACCGGTCTGATCGGCGACCCGCGCCAATCCGGCGAGCGTACGCTTAATCCGAAGGATGTCGTGGCCGGTTGGGCCGAACGCCTCAAGAAGCAGATCGGCGGCATTCTGGAAACCGATGGCGACAATCCGGTGCGGTTCGTGTCCAATTACGATTGGACTGCTTCCATGACCGTCATCGACTTCCTGCGTGACGTCGGCAAGAATTTCCGTCTCGGCACGATGCTCGCCAAGGACACCGTGGCCCGTCGACTGAACTCCGAGGAAGGCATCTCCTTCACCGAATTCAGCTATCAGGTGCTGCAGGGCAACGACTTCCTGCACCTGTTCGACGAATATCATTGCGTACTGGAGATCGGTGGTTCCGACCAGTGGGGTAACCTCACTTCCGGCCTTGACCTGATTCATAAGGTGCGTGGCGTGGATGTGAACGTGTTCACCAGCCCGATCATCACCGATGCGCAAGGCAAGAAGTTCGGCAAGTCCGAAGGCAACGCCGTATGGCTTGACGCGACCATGCTCAGCCCATACAAGTTCTACCAGTTCTGGTTCAATCGACCCGACGTGGAGATGGAAAGCCTGCTTAAGGCGTTCACGTTCCTGCCGAAGACCGAAATCGAGCGACTGGTCAAGGAGAGCGAAACCAATCCGGGCGCGCGTGAGGCGCAGCGTACCTTGGCATGGGAAGTCACCAGCCTTGTGCATGGCGAAGAAGCGACCAATCAGGCCATCGAGGCAGCAGGCGCGTTGTTCGGGCGCGGCGGGGATTTGTCGAGCATCGATGAGGCTACGCTTGAAGCCGCAATCGAGGGGCTCAAGGTCGAAGACGGGCATGGCGAGAAAATTTTCGCACCGGCGGCAGTGGGCGATCGAGTGGCGGAAGCCGGTATGAAGGCAGGTCTGTTCAAGTCGATTTCCGAGGCACGCAAGACCATCAAATCCGGTGGCGTATATCTCAATAACGTGCGTGTGGATGATCAGGAGCAAACGCTTGGCGAAGAGGATTTCCTGCATGGCCGTTTCGCGCTGATTCGCCGCGGCAAGAAGGCGTTGGGTGCCGTCGAAAGCGCCTGA
- a CDS encoding DUF975 family protein, with amino-acid sequence MNRREMKAQARHQLRRQYWMIVVICLFAAFFGVEYSSSMWGINFDLSSFTVTQPGKGWTDSNLSDVFRDFLLGKEDVARKRVEFNQEQIVRTDTNAMFGRSRGFFASLLNSFSSGAVIVSIADATRSIVHDARIAVIVPVMVSMAVFLFVWLFIQQTYRIVMRRMLLEGRIYGKIPASRFLYPLHTRQWPRMAWTMFVKNTALLLWSLTIIGGIVKYYSYFLVPYIVAENPTIGARKAIDLSRRMMRGHKWECFVAQLTFLGWYLLDIATVGVSGIFYSNGYSASFFTEYYAYLRALSKEQGIEGTELLCDIHLFAKADSEEIRSSYADVAEAVDQVRSTMVAADKPCGFTGFLSQWLGIRTMHSDQVARYEEYREDSRQVRIGQEILDGIVYPGRLAPAPMPFTFRESRTISADRSYSLVNLAMMFFIFCFVGWVWEVSLAFITEGAFVNRGTLHGPWLPIYGTGGILILTLLKRLRDRPMFEFTTTVVLCGGLEYFSSWYLEMMHGGRRWWDYTGYFLNLNGRICAEGLLTFGLGGLAIVYLLAPMLDNLLNRVDAKRLGVIAVLLLIIYCADQLYSVEHPNIGAGITDYKDSLTAQVS; translated from the coding sequence ATGAACCGTAGGGAAATGAAGGCGCAGGCTAGGCATCAGCTGCGCAGGCAGTATTGGATGATCGTCGTAATCTGCCTGTTCGCCGCGTTTTTCGGAGTCGAATACTCTTCATCGATGTGGGGCATCAACTTCGATCTCTCGTCCTTCACCGTCACCCAGCCCGGTAAGGGCTGGACCGATTCGAATCTGTCCGATGTGTTTCGGGATTTCCTGCTCGGCAAGGAGGATGTCGCCCGCAAACGAGTCGAATTCAATCAGGAACAAATCGTCCGCACCGACACCAACGCCATGTTCGGCAGGTCCCGAGGGTTCTTCGCCTCCCTACTCAATTCGTTCTCATCGGGTGCGGTAATCGTATCCATCGCCGACGCGACGCGTTCCATCGTTCATGATGCCAGAATCGCAGTCATCGTACCGGTCATGGTTTCGATGGCCGTATTCTTATTCGTCTGGCTGTTCATCCAACAGACATACCGCATCGTGATGCGTCGCATGCTGCTTGAGGGACGCATCTATGGCAAAATTCCGGCGAGCCGGTTCCTTTACCCTCTGCATACACGACAATGGCCGCGCATGGCGTGGACCATGTTCGTGAAGAATACCGCTCTGCTGTTATGGTCGCTGACCATCATCGGCGGCATCGTCAAATACTATTCGTATTTTCTGGTGCCTTACATAGTCGCCGAAAACCCGACCATCGGCGCGCGCAAGGCCATCGACCTGTCCCGCCGCATGATGAGGGGACATAAGTGGGAATGCTTCGTGGCGCAGCTGACGTTCCTAGGCTGGTATCTGCTTGACATCGCGACCGTCGGTGTGAGCGGCATATTCTATTCCAACGGATATAGCGCGTCGTTCTTCACCGAATATTATGCATACCTGCGCGCACTCTCCAAGGAGCAAGGCATCGAGGGGACCGAACTGCTATGCGACATTCATCTGTTCGCCAAGGCCGATTCCGAGGAGATTCGGTCGTCTTATGCGGACGTGGCCGAAGCCGTCGACCAAGTACGTTCCACCATGGTCGCTGCCGATAAGCCGTGTGGCTTCACAGGCTTTCTTTCCCAGTGGTTGGGCATTCGCACCATGCATTCCGACCAGGTGGCGCGCTATGAGGAATATCGGGAAGATTCCCGCCAGGTCCGCATCGGTCAGGAAATCCTTGACGGCATAGTCTATCCTGGGCGGCTCGCGCCGGCACCGATGCCGTTTACCTTCCGCGAATCACGTACCATCAGCGCCGATCGCAGCTATTCGTTGGTGAATCTGGCCATGATGTTCTTCATCTTCTGTTTCGTTGGCTGGGTGTGGGAGGTAAGTCTCGCGTTCATTACCGAAGGTGCCTTCGTGAACCGAGGCACCCTGCATGGCCCTTGGCTGCCGATTTATGGCACCGGCGGCATCCTCATCCTGACACTGCTCAAGAGACTGCGTGACAGGCCCATGTTCGAATTCACCACCACCGTGGTGCTGTGCGGTGGTCTGGAGTATTTCTCGTCATGGTATCTGGAGATGATGCACGGCGGCCGGCGCTGGTGGGACTATACCGGCTACTTCCTTAATCTCAATGGCAGGATCTGCGCCGAAGGACTGCTCACATTCGGCCTCGGAGGCTTGGCCATCGTATATCTGCTGGCACCGATGCTTGATAATCTGCTCAACCGGGTTGATGCGAAACGACTTGGGGTCATCGCCGTGCTGCTGTTGATCATCTATTGCGCGGACCAGTTGTACTCCGTAGAACATCCGAACATCGGCGCAGGCATCACCGATTATAAGGATTCCTTGACGGCGCAGGTTTCATGA
- a CDS encoding putative ABC transporter permease, with translation MLALEHLFLWFVLYSFIGWIYESILVSVMERRLVNRGFLNGPLCPIYGAGAALAIALLHNMHNPIMIFLISAIGASVLEYVTSWAMEKMFHARWWDYSDYRFNLQGRICLPGALVFGIAGVAIIDIIQPQVAIWTMMIPLPVVHWLCSIFTILIIIDTSVTVMGIVDLGESLSAFGDAIQSYAEKAGDSWQWGRDAFVDKVRGWSESSQEVISKMQNSAMSMLNRQQRRMISAFPHMKSTESTKYSKIMETVREMLRRRQ, from the coding sequence ATGTTAGCGCTGGAGCATCTCTTCCTTTGGTTCGTACTGTACAGTTTCATCGGCTGGATCTACGAATCGATTCTGGTGTCCGTCATGGAACGCCGGCTGGTGAATCGCGGCTTCCTCAATGGCCCGTTGTGCCCGATTTACGGAGCCGGCGCGGCACTGGCGATCGCATTGTTGCACAATATGCATAATCCGATCATGATTTTCCTGATCTCCGCAATCGGAGCGAGCGTACTCGAATACGTCACTTCCTGGGCCATGGAGAAGATGTTCCACGCGAGATGGTGGGATTACAGTGACTACCGTTTCAATCTGCAGGGACGTATCTGTTTGCCGGGAGCGCTGGTATTCGGCATTGCCGGCGTGGCCATCATCGACATCATCCAGCCTCAGGTCGCCATTTGGACGATGATGATTCCGTTGCCCGTCGTACATTGGCTATGCTCGATATTCACCATCCTGATCATCATCGACACCAGCGTCACCGTGATGGGCATCGTTGATCTGGGCGAAAGTCTGTCCGCATTCGGCGATGCCATCCAAAGCTATGCGGAGAAAGCCGGTGATTCCTGGCAGTGGGGTAGGGACGCCTTCGTCGATAAGGTACGTGGCTGGTCGGAATCATCGCAGGAGGTCATCTCCAAGATGCAGAATAGCGCCATGTCCATGCTCAACAGACAGCAACGACGCATGATCAGCGCCTTCCCCCATATGAAATCGACGGAATCCACGAAATACAGCAAAATCATGGAAACCGTGCGTGAGATGCTGCGTCGACGCCAATGA
- a CDS encoding HD domain-containing protein, with amino-acid sequence MLTRIQIQRLVHRHGREIFEHEHMQIERSCYQHGVVTTFAHSVRVACLAVWMADRLHLWYRVDLHSLIRAALLHDYFLYDWHDWDNGEHRLHGFTHGNTAVRNAVRDFRLNHVERDSIANHMFPLTPRPPRYIEGYLVTMADKISATRETFSMERFNKPKSGKPDCRE; translated from the coding sequence ATGCTGACTCGCATACAGATCCAACGGCTGGTCCACAGACACGGCCGGGAGATTTTCGAACATGAGCATATGCAGATCGAAAGGAGCTGCTATCAGCACGGCGTGGTGACCACGTTCGCGCATTCGGTGCGCGTAGCCTGCCTCGCCGTGTGGATGGCGGACCGGTTGCACCTGTGGTACAGGGTCGATCTGCATTCGCTCATCCGTGCCGCGCTGCTGCACGACTACTTCCTTTACGATTGGCATGATTGGGACAATGGCGAGCATCGTCTGCATGGCTTCACCCACGGCAACACCGCCGTACGCAACGCCGTTCGTGACTTCCGTCTCAATCATGTCGAACGCGACAGCATCGCGAACCACATGTTCCCCCTGACCCCGAGGCCGCCACGATACATCGAAGGATATCTGGTCACCATGGCCGACAAGATCAGTGCCACTAGGGAGACTTTCTCCATGGAACGATTCAACAAGCCGAAGTCCGGGAAACCGGACTGCAGGGAATGA
- the argH gene encoding argininosuccinate lyase, with protein MTENNTEHLALWGGRFTSGPSPELARLSKSTQFDWRLADDDIAGSRAHARALGRAGLLTADELQRMEDSLDELQRRVDSGAFAPIEDDEDEATALERGLLEIAGDELGGKLRAGRSRNDQIAALIRMWLRRQSRVIAKMLLGLAATLIEQSEKAGRTVMPGRTHMQHAQPVLLAHQLMAHVWPLLRDVERLADWDGRIDASPYGSGALAGNTLGLEPVAVARELGFSKVTANSIDGTASRDLVAEFAFIAAMTGVDISRLSEEIIIWNTQEFAFVRLDDAYSTGSSIMPQKKNPDIAELARGKSGRLIGDLTGLLATLKGLPTAYARDLQEDKEAVFDQVDTLEVLLPAFTGMIGTMTFNTERLEAEAPTGFALATDIAEWLVKNGVPFRHAHELSGACVKIAEDRGQELWDLTDEDFIEVFKDFLPADKAPQVREVLSTEGSVSARNGKGGTSPLRVREQIVAAKTAVESLRAFANSVSDGPAYKTPESLLK; from the coding sequence ATGACTGAAAACAATACTGAGCATCTTGCATTGTGGGGAGGCCGTTTCACATCCGGCCCATCTCCGGAATTGGCTCGACTGAGCAAGTCCACGCAGTTCGATTGGCGTCTGGCCGATGACGACATTGCGGGATCGCGTGCCCATGCCCGTGCCCTCGGCCGTGCCGGTTTGCTGACGGCCGACGAATTGCAGCGCATGGAGGATTCCCTTGATGAGCTGCAGCGTCGTGTTGACTCCGGTGCCTTTGCCCCGATCGAGGATGACGAGGACGAGGCTACCGCACTGGAGCGCGGTCTGCTGGAAATCGCAGGCGACGAACTTGGCGGCAAACTGCGCGCCGGCCGTTCGCGGAACGACCAAATCGCCGCCCTGATTCGCATGTGGCTGCGCCGACAGAGCCGCGTCATCGCCAAGATGTTGCTCGGGCTTGCCGCGACGCTGATCGAGCAGTCCGAAAAAGCAGGTCGCACCGTCATGCCGGGACGCACCCACATGCAGCATGCCCAGCCGGTGCTACTGGCCCATCAGCTCATGGCGCATGTATGGCCGTTGCTGCGTGATGTCGAGCGTCTTGCCGATTGGGATGGGCGCATCGATGCCAGTCCGTACGGTTCCGGTGCCCTTGCCGGCAACACCCTTGGTCTCGAACCGGTGGCGGTGGCCCGTGAGCTCGGTTTCTCCAAGGTGACCGCCAACTCCATCGACGGCACCGCCAGTCGTGACCTCGTCGCGGAGTTCGCTTTCATCGCGGCCATGACCGGCGTCGATATCAGCCGACTGTCCGAAGAAATCATCATCTGGAATACCCAGGAATTCGCCTTCGTCCGTCTTGACGACGCCTATTCCACCGGTTCCTCGATTATGCCCCAGAAGAAGAATCCTGATATCGCGGAACTCGCACGAGGCAAGTCCGGACGACTTATCGGCGACCTGACCGGTCTGCTTGCCACCCTGAAAGGTCTGCCGACGGCCTACGCCCGTGACCTGCAGGAAGACAAGGAAGCCGTGTTCGACCAGGTTGACACACTTGAGGTGTTGCTACCTGCCTTCACCGGCATGATCGGTACCATGACCTTCAATACAGAGCGCCTGGAGGCCGAGGCTCCTACCGGTTTCGCCCTTGCCACCGACATCGCCGAGTGGCTGGTCAAGAACGGTGTGCCATTCCGCCACGCGCATGAACTTTCCGGTGCCTGTGTGAAGATCGCCGAAGACCGCGGTCAGGAACTATGGGATCTGACGGACGAGGACTTCATTGAGGTGTTCAAGGATTTCCTGCCGGCAGACAAGGCACCGCAGGTGCGCGAGGTGCTCTCCACGGAAGGTTCCGTATCCGCCCGCAACGGCAAGGGAGGCACATCTCCGTTGCGTGTACGCGAGCAGATCGTCGCAGCCAAGACCGCGGTGGAATCCCTGCGCGCCTTCGCCAACTCCGTCAGCGATGGCCCGGCTTATAAGACCCCGGAATCCTTGCTGAAATAA
- a CDS encoding argininosuccinate synthase has translation MQERETMSDQNRLVLAYSGGLDTSVAISYLKERTGKDVVAVSLDVGQGGESLETIKQRALACGAVEAYVVDARDEFADEYCMKALKANAMYEGVYPLVSAISRPLISKHLVRAAHQFGADTISHGCTGKGNDQVRFEVSIASIDPTLKAISPIRDLSLTRDVEIAFAKEHQLPIVQTEKSPFSIDQNVWGRAIETGFLEDPWNGPTKDCYSYTDDPAFPPVEDEVVIEFKQGVPVKIDGHDVTPLQAIEEMNRRAGAQGIGRIDLIEDRLVGIKSRELYEAPGAVALITAHQELENCCLEREQHRIKRDIDKRWAELVYDAQWFSPATQSLNAFIEDTQKYVSGEIRMILHGGRAVVTGRRSDTSLYDYNLATYDSGDSFDQKSSNGFIDIYGLPSRVAATRDVKFGNGIEVPDNTVE, from the coding sequence ATGCAAGAAAGGGAAACCATGAGCGATCAGAATCGTCTTGTACTGGCGTACTCCGGTGGTCTGGATACCTCCGTCGCCATTTCATACCTGAAGGAACGTACCGGCAAGGATGTCGTGGCCGTGTCCCTTGACGTCGGTCAGGGCGGCGAAAGCCTTGAAACCATCAAGCAACGTGCTCTGGCCTGTGGCGCCGTCGAAGCCTATGTGGTTGATGCCCGTGACGAGTTTGCCGACGAATACTGCATGAAGGCCCTGAAGGCCAACGCCATGTACGAAGGCGTGTACCCGCTGGTCTCCGCCATCTCCCGTCCGCTCATCTCCAAGCATCTTGTGCGTGCCGCCCACCAGTTCGGAGCCGATACGATCTCCCATGGTTGCACCGGCAAGGGCAACGATCAGGTGCGTTTTGAGGTGTCCATCGCTTCCATCGACCCGACCCTGAAGGCCATCAGCCCGATTCGTGATCTGTCCCTGACCCGTGATGTCGAGATCGCATTCGCCAAGGAGCACCAGCTGCCTATCGTGCAGACCGAGAAGAGCCCGTTCTCCATCGATCAGAACGTATGGGGCCGCGCCATCGAGACCGGCTTCCTCGAGGATCCGTGGAACGGTCCGACCAAGGATTGCTACTCCTACACCGACGATCCGGCATTCCCGCCGGTCGAGGATGAGGTCGTCATCGAATTCAAGCAGGGCGTGCCGGTCAAGATCGACGGCCACGATGTGACCCCGTTGCAGGCCATCGAAGAGATGAACCGCCGCGCAGGCGCCCAGGGCATCGGACGAATCGACCTGATTGAGGATCGTCTGGTTGGCATCAAGTCCCGCGAGCTATACGAGGCTCCGGGTGCCGTGGCCTTGATCACCGCCCATCAGGAGCTGGAGAACTGCTGCCTCGAGCGCGAACAGCACCGCATCAAGCGCGATATCGACAAGCGCTGGGCCGAACTGGTCTATGACGCACAGTGGTTCTCCCCGGCGACGCAGTCCCTGAACGCCTTCATCGAAGACACCCAGAAGTACGTTTCCGGTGAGATTCGCATGATTCTGCATGGTGGTCGTGCAGTGGTGACCGGTCGTCGCTCCGACACCTCGCTGTATGACTACAATCTGGCCACCTATGATTCCGGCGATAGCTTCGACCAGAAGTCCTCCAACGGCTTCATCGATATCTACGGACTGCCGAGCCGTGTGGCCGCGACCCGTGATGTCAAGTTCGGCAACGGCATCGAAGTTCCGGACAACACCGTCGAGTAA
- the argR gene encoding arginine repressor, with amino-acid sequence MTDHTPALQRPATRAARLSAIEQALLTRIVTSQSQLSDILANQGIAVTQATLSRDLDEIHATKTRLSDGTVAYAIGVKQPDEGSAANPDAKAEQQISRVLSGLVTSVAAARNLVVVHTPSGAAQYVASVIDRQPIEGVLGTIAGDDTVMVICADDHGAKQRAQWLLDVVSKG; translated from the coding sequence ATGACTGATCACACCCCCGCGTTGCAGCGTCCTGCCACTCGTGCCGCTCGACTGAGTGCCATCGAGCAGGCGCTACTCACGCGTATCGTCACTTCGCAATCCCAACTGTCCGACATTCTCGCGAATCAGGGGATTGCGGTGACGCAAGCGACCTTGAGCCGAGATCTGGACGAGATCCATGCGACGAAAACCAGGCTGTCCGATGGGACCGTAGCCTATGCCATCGGTGTGAAGCAGCCCGATGAGGGATCCGCGGCCAATCCGGATGCCAAGGCCGAACAGCAGATCAGCCGGGTGCTATCCGGCCTGGTCACTTCGGTGGCGGCCGCACGTAACCTTGTCGTAGTGCACACACCTTCTGGAGCGGCGCAATATGTGGCCAGCGTCATCGACAGGCAACCGATAGAAGGGGTGCTTGGCACCATCGCCGGAGATGACACCGTTATGGTGATCTGCGCCGATGATCACGGTGCGAAGCAACGTGCGCAATGGCTGCTTGACGTCGTGTCGAAGGGGTGA
- the argF gene encoding ornithine carbamoyltransferase, whose protein sequence is MATPELRHMLRDDDLNHGEQKQVLELAIKFHKNRFYHQPFAGPQGIAVLFDKPSTRTRSSFSIGVAELGGYPLVIDKSGSQLGRGEPVADTARVLDRMAYGVVWRTFGQDRVEEMAEYSTHPVVNALTDEFHPCQILADFQTIAEHRGGVDNLKNQTIAYLGDAANNMANSYLLGGAVAGMNVRVAGPNGYLPDSRIVADAQAIASETGGSILVTTDPKEAVADADCVFTDTWVSMGEEAEYAIRSKPFWDYQVNAELMAFAKPDAIFQHCLPAYRGKEVTAEVIDGAQSVVWDEAGNRLHAQKALLTWLAGKARGDESLLV, encoded by the coding sequence ATGGCAACCCCGGAACTGCGCCACATGCTACGTGACGACGACTTGAACCACGGAGAACAGAAGCAGGTGCTGGAACTGGCCATCAAGTTCCACAAGAATCGTTTCTACCACCAGCCGTTCGCCGGTCCGCAGGGCATCGCCGTACTGTTCGATAAACCCAGCACGCGTACCCGTTCCAGCTTCTCCATCGGCGTCGCCGAGCTTGGTGGTTATCCGCTGGTCATCGATAAGTCCGGTTCCCAGCTGGGCCGAGGTGAGCCCGTCGCCGATACCGCACGCGTGCTCGACCGCATGGCCTATGGCGTGGTCTGGCGCACGTTTGGGCAGGATAGGGTCGAGGAGATGGCCGAATACTCCACCCATCCGGTGGTCAACGCTCTGACTGACGAGTTCCACCCATGCCAGATTCTCGCGGATTTCCAAACCATCGCCGAACATCGTGGCGGCGTTGACAATCTGAAGAACCAGACCATTGCCTACTTGGGAGATGCCGCCAACAACATGGCGAACTCCTACCTGCTTGGCGGTGCCGTGGCGGGTATGAACGTGCGCGTGGCCGGTCCGAATGGGTACCTGCCCGATTCGCGAATCGTGGCCGACGCGCAGGCCATTGCCTCCGAAACCGGCGGATCCATCCTCGTGACCACCGATCCGAAGGAAGCCGTGGCCGATGCCGACTGCGTGTTCACCGATACCTGGGTTTCCATGGGTGAGGAAGCCGAGTATGCCATTCGTTCCAAGCCCTTCTGGGATTATCAGGTGAACGCTGAGCTCATGGCCTTCGCCAAGCCGGATGCGATCTTCCAGCACTGCCTGCCGGCTTACCGAGGCAAGGAAGTCACCGCTGAGGTCATCGACGGCGCTCAGTCCGTGGTTTGGGATGAGGCCGGAAACCGTTTGCACGCGCAGAAGGCGCTGCTGACTTGGCTGGCTGGCAAGGCCCGTGGCGATGAAAGCCTGCTGGTCTGA
- a CDS encoding acetylornithine transaminase: MATEQLEALGSEDAKWLGEYSQVHMNVFGTPLRVMDHGEGARIWDVDGNEYLDFLAGIAVNALGYAHPKWVKAVSEQAAKAAHVSNYFATEPQIRLAAKLVELAGAPDGSHVYFGNSGAEGNEAALKLAKLYGRTLPGASPSIGGKPARIIALTHGFHGRTLGALSATWKPAIRTPFEPLIPNIEFVEAGDPCALQDAFAETGQGHHGKGPVAAVIMELIQGEAGVRPVGSDYVKRARQLCDDHGALLIIDEVQTGIGRTGSWFAFQREDLSGGVIPDIVTFAKGVGGGFPMGGMIAFGAKLSALFTPGSHGSTFAGNPLGASAALATLDVIEQEHLVANAEARGEQLRNGIMSCGNPLFVSVRGRGLLDAAELSHPCSHAAMNWALEHGLIVNAVAPNALRFAPPLVVTERDVDRAISILARIPADLPND, encoded by the coding sequence ATGGCAACTGAACAACTGGAAGCGTTGGGAAGTGAAGACGCGAAATGGCTGGGGGAATACTCCCAGGTGCATATGAACGTGTTCGGTACTCCGTTACGCGTGATGGATCATGGCGAAGGCGCCCGCATCTGGGACGTCGACGGCAATGAGTATCTCGATTTTCTGGCGGGCATCGCCGTGAATGCGCTCGGCTACGCCCACCCGAAGTGGGTCAAGGCAGTCAGCGAACAGGCGGCCAAGGCCGCGCATGTGAGCAACTACTTCGCCACCGAACCGCAGATCAGGCTTGCGGCCAAGCTCGTTGAGCTGGCCGGAGCCCCGGATGGCTCCCACGTGTACTTCGGAAATTCCGGAGCCGAAGGCAATGAGGCGGCTTTGAAGCTTGCCAAACTGTATGGTCGCACCCTGCCGGGCGCATCGCCGTCGATCGGAGGAAAGCCGGCACGTATCATCGCCCTGACCCATGGTTTCCACGGCCGTACTTTGGGCGCGCTTTCCGCAACCTGGAAACCGGCCATTCGTACCCCTTTTGAGCCGCTTATCCCGAATATCGAATTCGTTGAGGCCGGCGATCCCTGCGCATTGCAGGATGCCTTCGCCGAAACGGGACAGGGACACCATGGCAAGGGCCCGGTCGCGGCGGTCATCATGGAACTAATCCAAGGTGAGGCCGGCGTGCGTCCGGTCGGATCCGATTATGTGAAGAGGGCACGCCAACTGTGCGATGACCACGGTGCCCTGCTCATCATCGATGAGGTGCAGACCGGCATCGGCCGTACCGGCTCCTGGTTCGCCTTCCAACGTGAGGATCTTTCCGGCGGAGTTATTCCTGATATCGTCACCTTCGCCAAGGGCGTGGGCGGCGGCTTCCCGATGGGTGGCATGATCGCCTTCGGCGCCAAGCTTTCGGCATTGTTCACCCCCGGTTCGCATGGCTCCACATTTGCGGGCAATCCCTTGGGCGCCTCCGCGGCCTTAGCCACATTGGACGTCATTGAACAAGAACATTTGGTGGCGAATGCCGAAGCGCGAGGTGAGCAGTTGCGCAACGGCATCATGTCCTGCGGTAATCCGCTGTTCGTATCGGTGCGTGGCCGTGGCCTGCTGGATGCGGCGGAACTGTCTCACCCATGTTCCCATGCCGCCATGAACTGGGCGCTTGAGCACGGTCTCATCGTGAATGCCGTGGCTCCGAATGCACTGCGCTTCGCTCCGCCGCTGGTCGTCACCGAACGGGACGTCGACCGGGCCATATCCATCCTCGCCCGGATTCCCGCCGATCTACCCAACGATTAA